One genomic region from Spirosoma sp. KCTC 42546 encodes:
- a CDS encoding ATP-binding protein, with product MSANPQPLIATIYNPHNQSKEALIAGFIARKQKFERIFRDIRDAPMIKPEQHYLIQGIRGMGKTTLLLRIAYEIDNLPELRQRLIPIVFNEEEYGISSLADVWERTAQYLGETDASFVDLYETITKQYGQAEYEQQAFQTLIAALQQQNKKLLLLIDNIGDLLKKLDTQEEKRLREILLTTPELRLIGATSVAIEQVHDYTKPFYEFFKVLYLEGLNRQEAIDLFLKLGDTYHTEAVKQLIERQPGRIEAIRRLTGGVIRTMVLLFEILVENDSGSVFRDLETLLDRVTPLYKHRIDDLSAQQQKIVAALAQAWDAASTKEIAQIVRLESKAVSAQLTQLINNGVIEKQETPTKNHLYRLEERFFNIWYLMRYGRRTDQRVLWLVRFFEIMFKWDNEWMQEKIKMHLQAMEVGSLDPEAALYLTTAFAGIVNDEELEDLLSKTTKLYLITKGRQELANEIGYSRHEKVTEMLKKQQYNEAALLLSKFKNITLNVYLDLIGCYLLLNRKDLAEYFFIELMKYKNKLIQQLIIYLKIRSLNRGSKKKKLLGPYAIYGEFVSFSIDFKNLQKINITSSTYTLIAELLIIYFSKEIRNRKEFALSLTEILVPRNNISSILDIEPNVLIAINIIYLWNNQYNLLGFDITNSSYLNRIDLYSSYLKLLLAKKQYHTAYNYFQQEEWQLKDRFKPLYYATLFFLKDEYPTEYLRMGPELKETVDDILAEVAQMAIDYA from the coding sequence ATGTCTGCTAATCCACAACCGCTAATTGCTACCATCTACAATCCTCACAATCAGAGTAAAGAAGCGTTGATTGCCGGGTTCATTGCCCGCAAGCAAAAATTCGAGCGGATTTTCCGGGATATTCGTGACGCGCCCATGATAAAACCTGAGCAGCATTACCTTATTCAGGGGATTCGGGGAATGGGAAAAACAACATTGCTATTACGGATTGCCTATGAAATTGACAACCTACCTGAATTACGCCAGCGCCTAATACCGATCGTATTCAATGAGGAAGAATATGGCATTAGCTCACTGGCTGATGTCTGGGAACGTACAGCCCAATACCTCGGCGAAACTGACGCATCGTTTGTTGACTTATATGAAACCATAACAAAACAATACGGCCAGGCAGAGTATGAACAACAAGCTTTTCAAACGCTTATTGCGGCACTCCAGCAACAGAATAAAAAATTACTACTACTCATTGACAATATCGGCGATCTGCTAAAAAAGTTAGATACGCAGGAAGAAAAACGCTTACGTGAAATATTACTTACGACACCAGAGCTTCGACTAATCGGCGCTACATCAGTAGCTATCGAACAAGTACATGATTACACCAAACCATTCTATGAGTTTTTCAAAGTTCTTTATCTAGAAGGGCTTAATCGGCAGGAAGCTATCGACCTATTTTTAAAACTGGGCGACACATATCATACAGAAGCGGTTAAGCAATTAATTGAACGACAGCCAGGACGTATTGAAGCTATTCGCCGACTAACAGGAGGAGTAATTCGAACAATGGTGCTATTATTTGAAATTTTAGTCGAAAATGATTCCGGTTCCGTTTTTCGAGATTTAGAAACGTTACTTGATCGAGTCACTCCACTCTATAAACACCGTATTGACGATTTATCGGCGCAACAACAAAAGATTGTGGCTGCGCTAGCACAGGCGTGGGATGCCGCTAGTACAAAAGAAATAGCTCAAATTGTTCGGCTGGAAAGCAAAGCTGTATCCGCCCAACTAACACAACTCATTAACAATGGAGTAATAGAGAAACAAGAAACTCCAACTAAAAACCATCTATATCGGCTCGAAGAACGCTTCTTCAATATATGGTATTTAATGCGTTATGGCCGTAGAACTGATCAAAGAGTTTTATGGTTAGTGCGTTTTTTTGAAATAATGTTCAAATGGGATAATGAATGGATGCAAGAGAAAATCAAGATGCACCTTCAGGCAATGGAAGTTGGGAGTTTAGACCCAGAAGCCGCTTTATATTTAACTACAGCATTCGCAGGAATTGTAAATGATGAAGAGTTAGAAGACTTACTTAGCAAAACAACTAAGCTTTATTTAATTACGAAAGGGAGGCAAGAATTAGCAAATGAAATAGGATACTCTAGGCATGAGAAAGTTACAGAAATGTTAAAAAAACAACAATATAACGAGGCTGCATTACTGTTAAGTAAGTTCAAAAATATTACCTTAAACGTATATCTTGACCTAATTGGGTGCTATCTTCTTTTAAATAGAAAAGACCTTGCTGAGTATTTTTTCATTGAGTTAATGAAATACAAGAATAAATTAATTCAACAATTAATAATATATCTAAAAATAAGATCGTTGAATAGGGGAAGCAAAAAGAAGAAATTACTTGGCCCGTATGCCATATATGGGGAATTTGTTAGTTTCTCAATAGACTTTAAAAATCTTCAAAAAATAAATATTACCTCATCAACTTATACTTTAATTGCTGAATTATTAATTATATATTTCAGCAAAGAGATCCGAAACAGAAAAGAATTTGCACTTTCTCTCACAGAAATACTTGTACCTAGAAACAATATAAGTTCTATTTTAGATATAGAACCAAATGTTCTTATCGCAATCAATATAATATACTTATGGAATAATCAATATAATCTTTTAGGGTTTGACATTACAAATAGTTCTTATTTAAATCGTATAGATCTATATAGTTCTTACCTAAAACTCCTCCTAGCAAAAAAACAATACCACACTGCCTACAACTATTTCCAGCAGGAAGAATGGCAGCTAAAAGATCGTTTTAAGCCGCTCTATTATGCTACGTTGTTTTTCTTAAAAGACGAATACCCAACCGAGTACCTGCGCATGGGACCCGAACTGAAAGAAACCGTTGACGATATCCTGGCCGAAGTGGCACAAATGGCTATCGACTACGCTTAA
- a CDS encoding GMC oxidoreductase, giving the protein MNINIDATKQNTYDAIVIGSGISGGWAAKELCEKGLKTLVLERGRDVRHIVDYPTATLNPWEFSHRNRMPETFEQANPIATKCYALDEGTQQFFVKDAEHPYVQEKPFDWIRGYQVGGKSLIWARQTQRWSKFDFEANARDGAAVDWPIRYEDIAPWYSHVEKFVGISGNKDGLETLPDGEFLKPWELNCVEKHIQKRVAEHYKDRHVIIGRCAHLTEPKQVHFDQGRAQCQARHLCYRGCPYGGYFSSNSSTIPWAAKTGKLTLRPDSVVHSIIYDEGKQKATGVRVIDAHTKQMTEYFARIIFVNAACLNTNLLLLNSTSRRFPNGLGNDSGVLGHYVAFHNYRGNIVADYEGFDDGYYYGRRPTTAFMPNFRNVRKQETDFQRGYMVAFSAARSGWQRGNGQEGFGADFKDKLSAPGAWHVFMMMQAETVPRFENHVRLSPNQKDPWGIPQLVTAIDYTENDVKVMKDFLEQGADMLEKAGCKHIHPYDDHRNPGLDIHEMGGVRMGRDPKTSLLNAHNQLHSVKNVFVTDGAAMTSTGSQNPSITFMALTARAANFAVGEMKKRNL; this is encoded by the coding sequence ATGAACATCAACATCGATGCTACCAAACAAAATACCTACGATGCCATCGTTATCGGTTCAGGCATCAGTGGAGGTTGGGCAGCTAAAGAGCTGTGTGAGAAGGGCCTGAAAACGCTTGTGTTGGAGCGTGGGCGGGATGTTCGGCACATTGTGGATTACCCGACGGCAACGCTCAATCCCTGGGAGTTTTCGCACCGAAACCGCATGCCCGAAACATTTGAACAGGCCAATCCGATTGCGACAAAATGCTATGCGCTCGATGAGGGGACGCAGCAGTTTTTTGTGAAAGATGCCGAGCATCCGTACGTCCAGGAAAAGCCCTTCGACTGGATTCGAGGTTACCAGGTAGGTGGGAAGTCATTGATTTGGGCGCGCCAGACCCAACGCTGGAGCAAATTCGATTTTGAAGCAAACGCCCGCGATGGAGCCGCCGTCGATTGGCCAATTCGCTATGAGGATATTGCTCCCTGGTACAGTCATGTCGAAAAATTTGTAGGCATTAGTGGCAATAAAGATGGGTTGGAAACCCTGCCTGATGGCGAATTTCTTAAACCCTGGGAGCTGAATTGTGTGGAAAAACACATTCAAAAACGGGTTGCCGAACACTACAAAGACCGCCATGTTATTATTGGCCGGTGTGCGCATTTGACCGAACCAAAGCAAGTTCATTTTGATCAGGGGAGGGCGCAATGTCAGGCACGGCATCTATGTTATCGCGGCTGCCCGTATGGCGGCTATTTTAGTTCAAATTCGTCAACGATCCCCTGGGCAGCTAAAACAGGAAAATTGACCCTCCGGCCTGATTCGGTCGTTCACTCCATTATCTATGATGAGGGTAAACAAAAGGCTACGGGCGTTCGGGTCATTGATGCCCATACGAAACAAATGACCGAGTATTTTGCCCGGATCATTTTTGTCAATGCGGCTTGCCTGAACACCAATCTACTACTACTCAATTCAACATCCCGCCGTTTCCCGAATGGTTTGGGAAATGATAGTGGCGTGCTTGGGCATTATGTAGCTTTTCACAATTACCGGGGTAATATTGTGGCCGATTATGAAGGATTCGACGATGGTTATTATTATGGTCGTCGGCCAACAACGGCATTTATGCCTAACTTTCGAAATGTCAGAAAGCAGGAAACTGACTTTCAGCGGGGCTATATGGTAGCCTTCAGTGCGGCACGATCGGGTTGGCAACGCGGCAACGGACAAGAAGGTTTTGGGGCTGATTTCAAAGATAAATTAAGTGCCCCTGGAGCCTGGCATGTGTTTATGATGATGCAGGCCGAAACCGTTCCGCGTTTCGAAAACCATGTTCGGCTCAGTCCTAATCAAAAAGATCCGTGGGGAATCCCACAACTTGTGACGGCTATCGATTATACGGAGAATGATGTAAAAGTGATGAAGGACTTTCTGGAACAGGGGGCCGATATGCTGGAAAAAGCGGGATGTAAGCATATTCATCCGTATGATGACCATCGCAATCCTGGCCTCGATATTCACGAAATGGGGGGAGTGCGCATGGGGCGCGATCCGAAAACATCCCTGCTGAATGCTCATAACCAGCTTCACAGCGTTAAAAATGTATTTGTAACAGATGGGGCTGCCATGACATCGACTGGCTCGCAGAACCCCTCTATCACCTTTATGGCCTTAACGGCCCGGGCCGCAAATTTTGCAGTAGGGGAGATGAAGAAACGAAATTTATAA
- the metK gene encoding methionine adenosyltransferase encodes MPYLFTSESVSEGHPDKVADQISDALIDNFLAFDPSSKVACETLVTTGQVVLAGEIKTDTYLDVQKITREVIRKIGYTKSEYMFEANSCGIFSALHDQSADINQGVDREVANDDFETRANAQGAGDQGMMFGYATNETDNYMPLPLDLAHAILREMSVIRNNEIELMPYLRPDAKSQVTIEYSDDDQPIRIDTIVVSTQHDDFADDATMLAKIKEDIINIVIPRVKAAQKAELHSLFTDNITYYINPTGKFVIGGPHGDTGLTGRKIIVDTYGGKGAHGGGAFSGKDPSKVDRSAAYATRHIAKNLVASGLCTQVLVQVSYAIGVAKPCGLYVNTYGTSKVDMHDGAIAEKVSEIFDMRPYAIEQRLKLRNPIYSETAAYGHMGRKNEIVKKTFGSNGNIKEVEVELFTWEKLDFVDQVKAAFGL; translated from the coding sequence ATGCCTTATCTTTTCACTTCTGAGTCTGTTTCCGAGGGCCACCCCGACAAAGTCGCCGACCAAATCTCCGACGCACTGATTGATAATTTCCTTGCGTTTGATCCATCCAGCAAGGTAGCCTGCGAAACGCTTGTTACAACGGGTCAGGTTGTGCTGGCTGGCGAAATCAAAACTGATACTTATTTAGACGTTCAAAAAATCACACGGGAGGTGATCCGTAAAATCGGTTACACCAAGAGTGAATATATGTTCGAGGCTAATTCGTGCGGTATTTTCTCTGCTTTGCATGATCAATCTGCCGATATCAATCAGGGCGTTGACCGTGAGGTTGCCAATGATGATTTCGAGACACGTGCTAATGCACAAGGTGCTGGTGACCAGGGTATGATGTTCGGGTATGCCACCAATGAAACCGATAACTACATGCCATTGCCGTTGGATCTGGCCCATGCCATCCTGCGTGAAATGTCAGTGATTCGAAATAATGAGATTGAGTTAATGCCTTATCTGCGGCCGGATGCCAAGTCGCAGGTGACGATTGAGTATTCGGATGATGATCAACCTATCCGGATTGATACCATTGTGGTTTCGACTCAGCACGACGATTTTGCTGACGACGCAACGATGCTGGCCAAAATCAAGGAAGATATCATCAATATTGTGATTCCACGGGTTAAAGCCGCTCAGAAAGCTGAACTGCACAGCCTGTTTACGGATAACATCACGTATTACATCAACCCAACCGGTAAGTTCGTAATTGGTGGTCCTCACGGCGATACTGGCCTTACAGGTCGTAAGATCATCGTTGATACATACGGCGGTAAAGGTGCGCACGGTGGTGGTGCTTTTTCGGGCAAAGATCCATCGAAAGTAGACCGTTCGGCGGCTTATGCAACTCGCCACATTGCCAAGAATCTAGTTGCATCAGGTCTTTGCACGCAGGTTCTGGTTCAGGTATCCTATGCTATTGGCGTAGCTAAACCTTGTGGTTTGTATGTCAATACATATGGCACATCTAAAGTAGATATGCATGATGGTGCCATTGCTGAAAAGGTTAGCGAAATTTTCGATATGCGTCCATACGCTATCGAACAACGGCTTAAGCTCCGCAATCCGATCTATTCCGAAACGGCTGCTTATGGTCACATGGGCCGTAAGAACGAAATCGTTAAAAAGACCTTTGGGTCGAACGGGAATATTAAAGAAGTTGAAGTTGAGTTATTTACCTGGGAAAAACTCGATTTTGTCGATCAGGTTAAAGCCGCTTTTGGGCTGTAA
- a CDS encoding cytochrome P450 — METTAHSPLPVPLHPGLPILGNTLAFLRNPLSTLHTLQRQHDRLVHLRIGGRNQYLVLRPEDVKHVMQENHRNYGRSPAFEILKVFLGNGLLTSDGDFWRRQRRLAQPAFHRQRLAALTTTMIAETASWIAELKQHNTKQPVNISQAFMDITMRIVCKTLFGSDTTGKLDGLSSALDTLNYLANKKMLSPIRFPYSWPTPDNVRSKRARMQVDSFIYGVIDQRRQRDEDKDDLLGMLLSAEDEDTGEKMSDQQLRDECVTIFSAGHETTAVSMAWTIYLLSQHPDVLARLQTESRTVLGDATTPAPEAFRSLTYTLQVVQESLRLYPPAWIMSRRAHNPDHIGPYTIPAGDTALISPYLLHRDPANWPDPDRFDPDRFAPGGPKEQLHSYAYLPFGGGPRLCIGNQFALMEMQILLAMLVRSFEFTPVVNQRIIPNPLITLRPNQAVRINLL, encoded by the coding sequence ATGGAAACAACAGCCCATTCTCCTCTTCCCGTACCCCTACACCCCGGTCTGCCCATACTAGGCAATACCCTTGCCTTTCTGCGAAATCCGCTCAGCACACTACATACGTTGCAGCGCCAGCACGATCGTCTTGTCCATCTGCGTATTGGCGGACGAAACCAGTATCTGGTTCTTCGACCTGAGGATGTGAAACACGTTATGCAGGAAAATCACCGCAATTACGGACGCTCGCCAGCTTTTGAGATACTGAAGGTTTTTCTGGGGAATGGCTTGCTTACCAGCGACGGCGATTTCTGGCGACGGCAACGACGGCTGGCCCAACCCGCTTTTCACCGGCAGAGGTTAGCCGCCCTGACAACAACCATGATTGCTGAGACGGCCAGCTGGATTGCCGAACTGAAACAGCACAACACGAAGCAGCCAGTCAATATATCGCAGGCGTTTATGGACATAACGATGCGCATCGTCTGCAAAACGCTGTTCGGGTCAGATACGACAGGCAAACTGGATGGACTCTCTAGCGCCCTCGATACCCTCAACTATCTGGCGAATAAGAAGATGTTGTCTCCAATCCGGTTTCCGTATAGCTGGCCAACGCCCGATAATGTACGGTCAAAGCGAGCCCGGATGCAGGTCGACTCGTTTATCTATGGCGTTATTGACCAACGACGCCAGCGAGATGAAGACAAAGATGATTTGTTGGGTATGCTGCTCAGCGCAGAGGATGAAGACACAGGCGAAAAAATGTCTGATCAGCAACTACGCGATGAGTGTGTAACCATTTTTTCGGCAGGGCACGAAACTACGGCCGTTTCTATGGCCTGGACAATCTATCTTTTAAGTCAGCATCCCGACGTACTCGCCCGACTCCAGACCGAAAGCCGAACCGTACTGGGCGATGCCACAACGCCAGCACCCGAGGCCTTTCGTTCGCTGACGTATACATTGCAAGTTGTTCAGGAGTCATTACGCTTGTACCCTCCTGCCTGGATCATGAGTCGGCGGGCGCATAATCCGGATCACATTGGCCCCTACACGATCCCGGCCGGTGATACAGCATTAATTTCGCCTTATCTCCTTCATAGAGACCCAGCAAACTGGCCCGATCCCGACCGATTTGATCCCGATCGATTTGCACCGGGTGGCCCTAAAGAACAACTTCATTCGTATGCGTATCTGCCCTTTGGCGGAGGACCCCGACTATGTATTGGAAATCAATTTGCACTGATGGAAATGCAGATTCTGTTAGCCATGCTGGTACGTTCATTTGAATTTACGCCTGTCGTAAATCAGCGCATCATTCCTAATCCATTAATCACATTACGTCCAAACCAAGCCGTTCGCATTAATTTATTGTGA
- a CDS encoding SDR family oxidoreductase produces the protein MDQMEIETKPQHQNAQPGLEYKMDPQPIYIRDDYQGSDKLKHKIAVITGGDSGIGRAVAIHFAREGADLALLYHPREEEDAQKTKDLVEAEGRRCLLVSGDLKELTFIQDAVDLIVDTYDHVNILVNNAANHVEQTEFTRISDQQMRETFELNILAMFRFTKILLPYMTAGDCIINTTSVVSYRGTESLIDYASTKGAVTSFTRSLSQNLLERNIRVNAVAPGPIWTPLIVATKTLKEVEEFGKDTPMERAGQPAELAPAYVFLASEDASYFAGQVIHVNGGEVVNS, from the coding sequence ATGGATCAAATGGAAATTGAAACCAAGCCCCAGCATCAGAACGCACAGCCGGGCCTGGAATATAAAATGGACCCACAACCGATCTACATTCGGGATGATTATCAGGGGTCGGATAAACTGAAACATAAAATCGCGGTCATTACCGGTGGCGATTCGGGAATTGGCCGGGCAGTAGCCATCCACTTCGCCCGCGAAGGAGCCGATTTAGCCTTGCTCTATCATCCTCGTGAAGAAGAGGATGCACAGAAAACAAAAGACCTGGTTGAAGCGGAAGGGCGTCGTTGCCTGCTGGTTTCGGGCGATCTGAAAGAACTGACTTTTATTCAGGATGCTGTCGATTTGATTGTTGATACGTATGATCACGTCAATATTCTGGTCAATAATGCCGCCAACCATGTCGAGCAAACGGAGTTTACGAGAATCTCAGATCAACAGATGCGTGAAACGTTTGAGCTAAATATTCTGGCCATGTTTCGATTCACAAAAATCCTGTTGCCGTATATGACAGCGGGCGATTGTATCATCAATACAACGTCGGTTGTATCCTACCGAGGCACTGAATCATTGATCGACTATGCCTCGACGAAAGGCGCTGTTACGTCCTTCACCCGCTCGTTATCGCAGAATTTATTGGAACGTAACATTCGGGTCAATGCGGTGGCGCCCGGCCCTATCTGGACTCCCCTCATTGTGGCGACGAAAACACTTAAAGAAGTGGAAGAGTTTGGCAAAGACACCCCTATGGAACGCGCTGGTCAACCTGCCGAATTGGCCCCAGCTTACGTATTTCTGGCTTCGGAGGATGCGTCTTATTTTGCAGGTCAGGTTATCCATGTAAACGGCGGAGAGGTCGTTAATTCATAG
- a CDS encoding HPF/RaiA family ribosome-associated protein produces MRLQMHAVRFTADQSLLDFIQAKLDKLDTFHDRIISGEVFLRLEGADSNKVKEKIVEVRLMIPGKEIFVKEHDKSFESATDRVMDVLKDKLVRFKQKRNDISSPAIAEATSRVEAEDEVFEPDEL; encoded by the coding sequence ATGAGACTACAAATGCACGCCGTTAGATTCACGGCAGATCAGAGCCTGTTAGATTTTATCCAGGCTAAGCTTGATAAGCTAGACACTTTTCATGATCGTATTATCAGCGGAGAAGTGTTCTTAAGGCTAGAGGGGGCAGACTCCAACAAAGTCAAAGAGAAAATCGTCGAAGTACGACTGATGATTCCAGGCAAGGAAATTTTCGTGAAGGAACACGATAAAAGTTTCGAAAGCGCAACCGACCGGGTAATGGATGTCCTAAAAGATAAACTCGTTCGATTTAAACAAAAACGAAACGATATTTCCAGTCCTGCCATTGCAGAGGCCACATCCCGGGTAGAAGCTGAAGACGAAGTTTTTGAGCCCGATGAGTTATAA
- a CDS encoding SDR family oxidoreductase, which translates to MTLDIPPQHQDVQPGIEATLDPQPQVIRPSYKGANKLKDKVALITGGDSGIGRAVAVHFAREGADVAISYTPREDVDAQKTKQLVEAEGRKCLLLPGDIRQEAYCTQLVEDTVKQFGKLNILVNNAGLQLQHQTLEEETDEDLLATFETNIYSFFRVTKAAVSHLHKGDTVINTTSVTAYQGRADLLEYSSTKGAIMTFTRALSSNLITKGIRVNAVAPGPIWTPLNPASVSAEEVAEFGKDVPMKRPGQPSEVAPTYVFLASEDASYITGQVMHPNGGTIVNA; encoded by the coding sequence ATGACACTTGACATTCCCCCACAGCATCAGGACGTCCAACCGGGTATTGAAGCCACACTGGACCCACAGCCGCAGGTAATACGGCCTTCTTACAAAGGCGCTAACAAGCTAAAAGATAAAGTCGCGCTTATTACGGGTGGCGACTCAGGAATTGGACGGGCAGTAGCCGTTCACTTTGCCCGCGAAGGGGCCGATGTTGCCATTTCATATACCCCCCGAGAGGACGTAGATGCGCAAAAAACCAAACAGTTAGTTGAAGCCGAAGGACGTAAATGCCTGTTGCTACCGGGCGATATTCGCCAGGAAGCGTACTGTACGCAACTCGTAGAAGATACGGTAAAGCAATTCGGAAAGCTCAACATTCTGGTCAACAATGCAGGGTTGCAGTTGCAACACCAGACGCTCGAAGAGGAAACCGATGAGGATTTGTTAGCTACGTTCGAAACCAATATCTATTCGTTTTTCCGGGTAACGAAAGCCGCTGTATCTCACTTACATAAGGGCGATACCGTTATCAACACAACCTCCGTTACGGCCTACCAGGGCCGGGCCGATTTGCTCGAATATTCATCCACCAAGGGAGCCATTATGACCTTCACAAGAGCGTTATCCAGTAACTTAATTACCAAGGGTATTCGTGTGAACGCTGTTGCACCGGGCCCCATCTGGACACCGCTCAATCCGGCGTCGGTTAGTGCAGAAGAAGTAGCTGAGTTTGGCAAAGATGTACCGATGAAACGCCCTGGTCAACCCAGCGAAGTAGCCCCTACTTACGTATTTCTGGCTTCAGAAGATGCTTCTTACATTACCGGGCAGGTCATGCACCCCAACGGCGGTACTATTGTAAATGCATAA
- a CDS encoding ATP-binding protein, giving the protein MRNIIGQAVAGSDFFERPQVINKIRRAIRNGSSVYLSAPRRVGKTSVMNFLQDNPDAAHHYVYVITQSIDSVDNFYKELAKQVIDSPAFRTMSKITDTLKKVAGGLLQRINLKVSIPFLDVSLDKGEAVNFQTDFEKLLEELDLDGGKLIIMVDEFTETIDNILLKHSKQEARRFLQTFRELMHNRKLTNKVQFLLTGSIGLQPLVKKLEASDLVNQLQYIDIPPLTEEEACTLFRKLTEREGIQIADETVRFILQKIDWLMPFHVQLLVQEVIDVYESSGNPIDHTKADKAFQQVFHQRNKIYFEQYYERLKKRLEPGAEYLFVHDVLNRATEELPVEKSVVHDLAVKHGLADNYKATVESLEYDGYLHQTDDTNAYRFNSSILKFWWKKYVC; this is encoded by the coding sequence ATGAGAAATATCATCGGCCAAGCTGTAGCTGGGAGCGATTTCTTTGAGCGCCCACAGGTAATCAACAAAATACGCCGGGCCATTCGTAATGGTAGCTCGGTGTATTTATCTGCCCCTCGACGAGTGGGCAAAACATCCGTGATGAACTTTCTTCAGGATAACCCAGATGCTGCCCATCATTATGTGTATGTTATTACGCAATCCATTGATTCGGTAGATAATTTCTACAAGGAATTAGCGAAGCAGGTCATTGATAGTCCAGCTTTCCGCACAATGTCGAAAATTACAGACACGCTAAAAAAAGTAGCGGGCGGACTATTGCAACGGATCAACCTAAAAGTCTCCATTCCGTTCCTGGACGTTTCACTCGACAAAGGAGAAGCTGTAAATTTTCAAACAGATTTTGAGAAACTACTGGAAGAGTTAGACCTGGACGGCGGAAAACTCATTATCATGGTCGATGAATTCACCGAAACAATCGACAATATCCTGTTAAAGCATAGTAAGCAGGAAGCCCGGCGGTTTCTGCAAACATTCCGTGAACTGATGCACAACCGCAAGTTGACGAACAAAGTACAATTTCTCCTGACAGGCTCTATTGGTTTGCAACCCCTGGTTAAGAAACTCGAAGCTAGTGATCTGGTTAATCAACTCCAATACATCGATATTCCACCACTTACTGAAGAAGAAGCTTGTACACTCTTCCGAAAACTCACTGAACGGGAAGGTATTCAAATTGCCGATGAGACTGTTCGCTTTATCCTCCAAAAGATTGATTGGCTAATGCCGTTTCATGTACAATTATTGGTACAGGAAGTTATTGATGTCTATGAAAGCAGTGGCAATCCGATTGACCATACAAAGGCTGATAAAGCCTTTCAGCAGGTGTTTCATCAGCGAAACAAAATCTACTTTGAACAGTATTATGAGCGACTGAAAAAACGGCTCGAACCTGGTGCAGAATATCTGTTTGTGCATGACGTATTGAACCGGGCTACCGAAGAATTACCAGTAGAAAAATCCGTAGTTCACGATCTGGCAGTCAAGCACGGGCTTGCCGATAATTACAAAGCCACGGTTGAGTCGCTGGAATATGACGGTTACTTGCACCAAACCGACGATACCAACGCGTACCGATTCAATTCATCCATTCTCAAATTCTGGTGGAAAAAATATGTCTGCTAA